The following proteins are encoded in a genomic region of Oncorhynchus masou masou isolate Uvic2021 chromosome 19, UVic_Omas_1.1, whole genome shotgun sequence:
- the LOC135505578 gene encoding gap junction alpha-10 protein-like — translation MGDWNLLGSILEEVHIHSTIVGKIWLTILFIFRMLVLGVAAEDVWDDEQSEFVCNTDQPGCKNVCYDDAFPISLIRYWVLQIIFVSSPSLVYMGHALYRLRALEKERHKKKAFLKAELEGAEPVHEDRQRIERELRKLEEQKRVRKAPLRGSLLRTYVFHILTRSVVEVGFIVGQYVLYGIGLDPLYKCERLPCPNSVDCFVSRPTEKNIFMIFMLVIAGVSLFLNLLEIFHLGVKKVKQSLYGNKGADDDSIVYRSKKNSMVQQVCVLTNSSPQRMMQFTQTSCTMDAVPSYMPSVAPHNDGGGTNGSEQYPRQLGAVERCYTLDQRDHSCSSDDSNRPKGSGQTRHNGAQPPPSLMASHMEIPAALQNQLRKQSRVSALQDFSDMSDSPDSDHYPTARKASFMSRGLSQTNLASPSDSPDSGSGADTEAKRIAQGESPPMTPPPASGRRMSMSMILELSSIMKK, via the exons ATGGGGGATTGGAACTTGTTGGGGAGTATCTTAGAAGAGGTACATATTCATTCAACCATTGTGGGAAAAATCTGGCTAACCATCCTTTTCATATTCCGGATGCTCGTACTTGGTGTGGCAGCAGAGGATGTTTGGGACGATGAGCAGAGTGAGTTTGTGTGCAACACGGACCAGCCTGGGTGTAAGAATGTGTGCTACGACGATGCATTCCCCATTTCTCTTATCCGCTACTGGGTGTTACAAATCATTTttgtgtcctctccctctctggtgtACATGGGACATGCACTGTACCGTTTGAGGGCCCTTGAAAAAGAAAGACACAAAAAAAAAGCTTTCCTGAAAGCAGAGCTAGAGGGCGCTGAGCCCGttcatgaagacagacagaggatagagagggagctGAGGAAGCTGGAGGAACAGAAGAGAGTAAGGAAAGCTCCACTCAGGGGCTCCTTGCTGCGCACATATGTTTTCCATATCTTGACGAGGTCGGTGGTGGAGGTTGGCTTCATAGTCGGACAATATGTACTCTATGGCATTGGGCTGGATCCTTTGTACAAATGTGAGAGATTGCCTTGCCCAAACAGTGTGGATTGCTTTGTGTCCAGACCAACTGAGAAGAACATTTTCATGATCTTCATGCTTGTCATCGCTGGGGTTTCTTTGTTCTTGAATCTCCTCGAGATATTCCACCTGGGAGTGAAGAAAGTCAAACAAAGTCTGTATGGAAATAAAGGTGCAGATGATGACAGCATAGTATACAGGTCCAAGAAAAACTCCATGGTCCAGCAGGTGTGTGTCCTTACAAACTCATCTCCCCAAAGGATGATGCAGTTCACTCAGACATCTTGCACAATGGATGCTGTCCCCTCGTACATGCCTTCAGTCGCTCCTCACAACGATGGTGGTGGCACCAACGGTTCAGAGCAGTACCCTAGACAGCTGGGGGCCGTGGAGCGCTGctacaccctggaccagaggGACCACTCATGCAGCAGTGATGACTCCAACAGGCCTAAAGGCTCAGGCCAAACTAGGCACAACGGAGCACAGCCACCTCCTTCACTCATGGCCAGCCATATGGAGATACCAGCAGCCCTGCAGAACCAGCTGCGCAAACAAAGCCGGGTCAGCGCTCTGCAGGACTTCAGTGACATGAGTGATTCACCTGACAGTGACCACTATCCCACGGCGAGGAAGGCTAGTTTCATGTCCCGGGGACTCTCTCAGACCAACCTGGCCAGTCCTTCTGATAGCCCGGACTCCGGGAGTGGGGCGGACACAGAGGCCAAGCGTATCGCCCAAGGAGAGAGCCCACCTATGACCCCGCCTCCAGCCAGTGGACGAAGAATGTCAATG AGCATGATTCTGGAACTTTCTTCAATCATGAAAAAGTGA